A stretch of the Candidatus Denitrolinea symbiosum genome encodes the following:
- a CDS encoding heterodisulfide reductase subunit B, giving the protein MSKYLLYPGCSMETSARAYYDSLKAISGPVGLELEEIEDWNCCGATEYLGISLTPAYALISRNLALAAQQNHGKRAVVAPCSACYLNLAKADYYMREQPTLATHVNQALAAGGLSYTPGSLAIRHLLDVLIYDIGLDTIKSKVVRPLTGLRVAPYLGCMVPRPDYEKRWSDHEHPVELDLLLKALGAEVIDFPLKTHCCGGHMTQIGPETAFELIRGLIVSAEAHEADIMTTVCPMCQMNLDAYQGEANRYFGSAFKMPIVFFTQLMGVAFGLDPKDLGFGLELTSARKAMSRVGVETPEPQASAPRPRKDSSLPMPKPLPTKADLAEKVEAAK; this is encoded by the coding sequence ATGAGTAAATATCTGCTTTACCCGGGATGCTCCATGGAAACCAGCGCGCGGGCCTACTACGACTCGCTCAAGGCCATCAGCGGCCCCGTCGGGCTGGAGTTGGAAGAGATCGAGGACTGGAACTGCTGCGGGGCCACCGAGTATCTGGGGATCAGTCTCACCCCGGCCTACGCCCTCATCTCGCGCAACCTGGCGCTGGCCGCCCAACAGAACCACGGGAAACGCGCCGTGGTCGCGCCCTGCTCGGCCTGTTACCTCAACCTTGCCAAAGCGGACTACTACATGCGCGAACAGCCCACGCTGGCGACTCACGTCAACCAGGCGCTGGCTGCGGGCGGACTTTCGTACACGCCCGGTTCGCTCGCCATCCGACACCTGCTCGACGTTCTCATCTACGACATCGGGCTGGACACCATCAAATCGAAGGTCGTCCGCCCGCTGACGGGACTGCGCGTCGCGCCGTACCTCGGCTGCATGGTGCCGCGTCCCGACTACGAGAAACGCTGGTCGGACCACGAACATCCCGTCGAGTTGGACCTGCTGCTCAAAGCCCTCGGCGCGGAGGTGATTGATTTCCCGCTCAAGACTCACTGCTGCGGCGGCCACATGACACAGATCGGACCCGAAACCGCCTTCGAGTTGATCCGCGGCCTGATCGTCTCCGCAGAGGCGCACGAGGCAGACATCATGACGACGGTCTGCCCGATGTGCCAGATGAACCTGGACGCCTATCAGGGCGAGGCCAACCGTTACTTCGGCTCGGCGTTCAAGATGCCCATCGTCTTCTTCACGCAGTTGATGGGCGTGGCCTTTGGGCTGGACCCGAAAGACCTGGGCTTCGGCCTCGAACTGACCAGCGCGCGCAAGGCGATGTCGCGCGTCGGGGTGGAGACGCCCGAGCCGCAGGCCAGCGCGCCGCGTCCGCGCAAAGACAGCAGCCTGCCCATGCCCAAGCCGCTTCCCACGAAAGCCGATCTTGCGGAGAAAGTCGAGGCAGCAAAATGA
- a CDS encoding NADH-quinone oxidoreductase subunit H yields the protein MDFWSNPIQAAGDWLSGIFVGWGMEADAAHVLTAFIGILLLITVVMALDIFLVWLERKIVARFQDRIGPNRLGPFGLIQPFADIIKLIIKENIYPVGVDKAIFNLAPIIMMMSVLLLWAVLPLTSFLGLDLNVGVLYLIGVGALGTLSIIMAGWASNNKYALLGAFRQVAVMISYEIPMVVALLIPTILAGSMGINSIVAAQSTWYIVLAPLAFVLFLICATAELGRAPFDLTEAESELIAGHHIEYSGMKFGLFYASELLHTFTFGGFIAAFFFGGWRGPWVDQIPLLGLLYFLVKAVIGYWIFGWIKYTFPRIRIDKMMDLNWKFLVPFSFALLVYVALTNALLRETSFYSWGMFLSNILFGWVTLEILRRRARGERVKVETAQKPGF from the coding sequence ATGGATTTTTGGAGCAATCCCATACAAGCGGCCGGCGACTGGCTTTCGGGCATTTTCGTCGGCTGGGGCATGGAAGCGGACGCCGCCCACGTGCTGACGGCGTTCATCGGCATCCTTCTGCTGATCACCGTGGTGATGGCGCTGGACATCTTCCTCGTCTGGCTGGAGCGCAAGATCGTGGCGCGCTTCCAGGACCGCATCGGCCCCAACCGGCTCGGACCGTTCGGTTTGATCCAGCCCTTCGCCGACATCATCAAATTGATCATCAAGGAAAACATCTATCCCGTCGGCGTGGACAAGGCGATCTTCAACCTGGCGCCGATCATCATGATGATGTCCGTCCTGCTATTGTGGGCCGTGCTGCCGTTGACGAGTTTCCTCGGTCTCGACCTGAACGTGGGCGTGCTGTACCTCATCGGCGTCGGCGCGCTCGGGACGCTTTCGATCATCATGGCGGGCTGGGCCTCGAACAACAAGTATGCCCTGCTCGGCGCGTTCCGCCAGGTGGCGGTGATGATCTCGTACGAGATCCCGATGGTGGTGGCTCTGCTCATCCCGACCATCCTGGCTGGTTCGATGGGGATCAACTCCATCGTCGCCGCGCAAAGCACATGGTACATCGTCCTCGCGCCGCTGGCGTTTGTGCTGTTCCTCATCTGCGCGACGGCCGAGTTGGGACGCGCGCCCTTCGACCTGACCGAGGCCGAGTCCGAGCTGATCGCGGGTCATCACATCGAATATTCGGGGATGAAGTTCGGCTTGTTCTACGCCTCCGAACTGCTGCACACTTTCACCTTTGGCGGTTTCATCGCGGCCTTTTTCTTCGGCGGCTGGCGCGGACCATGGGTGGACCAAATCCCTCTTCTGGGACTGTTGTACTTCCTCGTCAAAGCCGTGATCGGATATTGGATCTTCGGCTGGATCAAGTACACCTTCCCGCGCATCCGCATTGATAAGATGATGGACTTGAACTGGAAGTTCCTCGTCCCGTTTTCGTTCGCCCTGCTGGTGTACGTGGCGTTGACGAACGCGCTCCTGCGCGAGACGAGTTTTTACTCGTGGGGCATGTTCCTTTCCAATATTTTGTTCGGCTGGGTCACGCTCGAAATCCTGCGCCGGCGCGCGCGCGGCGAACGTGTGAAAGTGGAGACGGCGCAGAAACCCGGTTTCTGA
- a CDS encoding disulfide reductase, with amino-acid sequence MTQDNGNSQDVQERIGVYVCHCGTNIAGTVDVQQVAEWAATRLKRRGVVIGRDYKFMCSSLGQELIENDIKELGLTRVVVAACSPHLHEATFRNACQRAGLNPYLCELVSIREQVSWVHTDKVAATVKSQAVVSGGVERVLRHEPLEPLRVPIHPATLVVGGGIAGIQSALEIADAGYRVYLVEREPSIGGHMAQFDKTFPTLDCSACILTPRMVQAGAHPNITLLTYSEVEKVDGYVGNFVVTIRKKARKINEELCTGCGICQEKCPVKVIDDVYEAGLGYRKVVYTPFPQAVPKFPVMDVENCTYFKKGTCKACEKFCPTNAIDFNQQDEVFSVEVGNIVLATGYDLFDARRVTNYGYGRLPNVFTSLEFERLSNAAGPTNGSIVLRDGKTVPKAVGIIHCVGSRDRNFNNYCSTICCMQGLKFAHLVHERTGATVYNFYIDMRTAYKAYDEFYQRVLEEGTLFVRGKVAEVTDVPRIKDEEGHLIIQCEDTLAGKQRRIPVDMVILSIGLQPRADAKETAKKFGLSCSADGWFIEKHPKLDPVATMTEGVYIAGCAQGPKDIPSSVAQGAAAAARVLGKIQQREMALEPVRASINQDQCSGCRICNNLCPFNAILFHDDRMVSEINPALCQGCGTCVAACPAGAISGTAFSNEQIMAQIEGLMLLNVGEEITL; translated from the coding sequence ATGACTCAGGATAACGGAAACAGCCAGGACGTTCAGGAAAGAATCGGCGTCTACGTCTGCCACTGCGGGACGAACATCGCCGGGACGGTGGACGTCCAGCAGGTCGCAGAATGGGCGGCTACCCGCCTCAAACGCCGCGGCGTGGTCATCGGGCGCGACTATAAATTCATGTGTTCCAGCCTCGGGCAGGAATTGATCGAGAACGACATCAAGGAGCTCGGTTTGACGCGCGTGGTGGTGGCGGCCTGTTCGCCCCACCTGCACGAAGCCACGTTCCGAAACGCCTGCCAGCGCGCGGGACTCAATCCCTATCTGTGCGAGCTGGTCTCCATCCGCGAGCAGGTCTCGTGGGTGCACACCGACAAGGTGGCCGCGACCGTTAAATCGCAGGCGGTGGTCTCGGGCGGAGTGGAGCGCGTACTGCGTCACGAGCCGCTCGAACCGCTGCGCGTGCCGATCCACCCCGCGACGCTGGTCGTCGGCGGAGGCATCGCGGGCATCCAGTCCGCGCTGGAGATCGCGGACGCGGGCTATCGGGTGTATCTCGTCGAGCGGGAACCGTCCATCGGCGGACACATGGCGCAGTTCGACAAGACCTTCCCGACGCTGGACTGTTCGGCTTGTATTTTGACCCCGCGCATGGTGCAGGCCGGGGCGCATCCGAACATCACCCTGCTGACCTACAGCGAGGTTGAAAAAGTGGACGGCTACGTCGGCAACTTCGTCGTCACGATCCGCAAGAAGGCGCGCAAGATCAACGAGGAACTTTGCACGGGCTGCGGCATCTGTCAGGAGAAATGCCCCGTAAAAGTCATTGACGATGTGTACGAAGCGGGATTGGGCTATCGCAAGGTCGTCTACACGCCGTTCCCGCAAGCGGTCCCCAAGTTTCCCGTGATGGACGTGGAGAACTGCACGTACTTCAAAAAGGGAACCTGCAAAGCCTGCGAGAAATTCTGTCCGACGAACGCGATTGACTTCAACCAGCAGGACGAGGTCTTCAGCGTGGAGGTCGGCAACATCGTCCTCGCCACAGGCTATGACCTGTTCGACGCGCGCCGCGTGACCAACTACGGCTACGGACGCCTGCCGAACGTGTTCACCAGCCTCGAGTTCGAACGGCTGAGCAACGCGGCGGGACCCACCAACGGCAGCATCGTCCTGCGGGATGGGAAGACCGTCCCGAAGGCGGTGGGCATCATCCACTGCGTCGGCTCGCGCGACCGCAACTTCAACAACTACTGCTCCACCATCTGCTGTATGCAGGGACTCAAGTTCGCCCACCTCGTCCACGAGCGGACGGGGGCGACGGTCTACAACTTCTACATTGACATGCGCACGGCGTACAAAGCCTACGACGAGTTCTACCAGCGCGTGCTCGAGGAGGGGACGCTCTTCGTGCGCGGCAAAGTGGCTGAAGTGACCGACGTCCCGCGCATCAAGGACGAGGAAGGACATCTCATCATCCAATGCGAGGACACGCTGGCGGGCAAGCAGCGCCGCATCCCCGTGGACATGGTGATCCTGTCCATCGGCCTGCAGCCCCGCGCGGACGCGAAAGAGACCGCCAAGAAGTTCGGGCTGTCCTGCTCGGCGGACGGATGGTTCATCGAGAAGCATCCGAAACTCGATCCCGTCGCCACGATGACGGAGGGCGTCTACATCGCGGGATGCGCGCAAGGTCCCAAGGACATCCCCTCCAGCGTGGCGCAGGGCGCGGCCGCGGCGGCGCGCGTGCTCGGCAAGATCCAGCAAAGGGAAATGGCGCTCGAACCCGTGCGCGCCAGCATCAACCAGGATCAATGCTCGGGCTGCCGCATTTGCAACAACCTGTGCCCGTTCAACGCCATCCTGTTCCACGACGACCGCATGGTGAGCGAGATCAATCCCGCGCTCTGTCAGGGCTGCGGGACCTGCGTGGCGGCCTGCCCCGCGGGCGCCATCAGCGGCACGGCGTTCAGCAACGAACAGATCATGGCGCAGATCGAAGGGCTGATGCTGCTGAATGTCGGAGAGGAGATCACCCTATGA
- a CDS encoding prenyltransferase — translation MNFAMWKKALNVIPEVSKEEWDKLDVVSKWLISTRAAVLIMTFISAALAGLFAWRDGSFSFLPWLALTLGLILAHASNNIFNDFTDYVRGVDKDNYFRTIYGAQPIASGLMTRRQHLTYFAVTGLLALLCGLYLIYINAGDPVVWILLGLGAFFVLFYTWPLKYIALGEVAVLIVWGPLMIGGGYYVLTHAWDWNVAIASLPYVFGVTTVIFGKHIDKLQIDREKKIHTLPVLIGEKAARYTILAMMILPYLITAYLIAIKFFTPIMLVVLLAIPTLRRVLPAFLKPKPAERPADFPDGQGGWPLYFAPMSFWNNRSFGMYFMLGLLADVLIRIFIPAFWR, via the coding sequence ATGAATTTTGCAATGTGGAAAAAAGCCCTCAACGTCATCCCCGAAGTCTCGAAAGAGGAGTGGGACAAACTGGATGTCGTCTCGAAGTGGCTGATCTCGACCCGCGCCGCAGTCCTCATTATGACCTTCATCTCCGCCGCCCTCGCGGGACTTTTCGCCTGGCGCGACGGTTCGTTCTCCTTCCTGCCGTGGCTCGCGCTGACCCTCGGCCTGATCCTCGCCCACGCTTCCAACAACATCTTCAACGACTTCACCGATTATGTCCGCGGCGTGGATAAAGACAACTATTTCCGCACCATCTACGGCGCGCAGCCCATCGCCTCGGGCTTGATGACGCGCCGCCAGCACCTGACCTACTTCGCGGTGACGGGTCTGCTTGCCCTGCTGTGCGGCCTCTATCTCATCTATATTAATGCCGGCGATCCCGTCGTCTGGATTCTGCTCGGGCTGGGCGCGTTCTTCGTCCTGTTCTACACCTGGCCGCTTAAGTACATCGCCCTCGGCGAGGTGGCCGTTCTCATCGTCTGGGGCCCGCTGATGATCGGCGGCGGCTACTACGTATTGACTCACGCCTGGGACTGGAACGTGGCTATCGCCAGCCTGCCCTATGTTTTCGGCGTGACGACCGTCATCTTCGGCAAACACATTGACAAACTCCAAATTGACCGCGAGAAGAAGATCCACACCCTGCCCGTCCTCATCGGCGAGAAGGCCGCGCGCTATACCATCCTGGCGATGATGATCCTGCCGTACCTTATCACCGCCTATCTGATCGCGATCAAATTTTTCACGCCGATCATGCTGGTTGTGCTGCTGGCGATTCCCACCCTGCGGAGAGTCCTGCCGGCCTTCCTAAAGCCGAAGCCCGCCGAACGTCCCGCGGATTTTCCCGACGGGCAGGGCGGCTGGCCGCTCTATTTCGCCCCGATGTCTTTCTGGAACAACCGCTCCTTCGGCATGTACTTTATGCTCGGCCTGCTGGCGGACGTGTTGATACGAATTTTCATCCCCGCCTTCTGGCGATGA
- a CDS encoding heterodisulfide reductase, subunit C produces the protein MEIAPESQAPPSPIPKLIEDLTLLDEVSNRTAGVSRLEMCIQCGTCGGSCPSAADMDHTPRMLFAMIRAGMRKDALMSNTPWICVSCYHCVVRCPQNVHIADVMYTLKGMAIEAKLYRDSTAPDFSQTFVDMVEEYGRSFEFGLATRHYLKHFPLRLPSMAPMGFGMLTRQRMSMTPRRIKGIDQLKTILKKAKEVEAVHE, from the coding sequence ATGGAAATTGCACCGGAAAGTCAAGCCCCACCCTCCCCAATTCCAAAATTAATTGAAGACCTGACGCTGCTGGACGAGGTTTCCAACCGAACGGCGGGCGTCTCGCGGCTGGAGATGTGCATCCAGTGCGGAACATGCGGAGGCTCCTGCCCCTCCGCCGCGGATATGGACCACACGCCGCGTATGCTCTTCGCCATGATCAGGGCAGGGATGCGCAAAGACGCGTTGATGAGCAACACGCCCTGGATCTGCGTATCGTGTTATCACTGCGTGGTGCGCTGTCCGCAGAACGTGCATATCGCGGATGTGATGTACACGCTCAAGGGCATGGCGATCGAAGCCAAACTGTATCGCGATTCAACCGCGCCCGATTTCTCGCAAACCTTCGTGGACATGGTCGAGGAATACGGGCGCAGTTTCGAATTCGGGCTGGCTACGCGGCACTATCTCAAACACTTTCCCCTGCGCCTCCCCAGCATGGCGCCGATGGGCTTTGGGATGTTGACCAGGCAAAGGATGAGCATGACGCCCAGGCGCATCAAGGGGATTGACCAACTCAAGACCATCCTGAAGAAGGCGAAAGAAGTGGAGGCCGTCCATGAGTAA
- a CDS encoding V8-like Glu-specific endopeptidase, giving the protein MKRQANFTFLIVTILALIASVGVSTGSANAQEAALDPNTPVSNIDGVLPMAEISGLKSSAPHVGNGRLSKTNTIIPEADLNLAPLGGGSPESVIGADGRKRQNPTTAFPNRAIAYLVVKFPSGTGSCTGWFIGPRTVITAGHCVYDASTNKWATSITVYPGRNGASAPYGSTTSHRLFSVSGWTSSHNPSYDYGAIQTKAAKGNTVGWFGYRWQASNAFPGNFTVKGYPGDKPSGQQWFMSGRVTHVNTYRFWYNIDTYGGQSGSPFYQWWTGSGCTKNCYYGVGIHTYGTSVSPYFGNSATRIRQAVFNNFKTWRNYPYP; this is encoded by the coding sequence ATGAAACGACAGGCTAATTTTACTTTTTTGATCGTCACTATTCTGGCGCTCATCGCGAGCGTCGGCGTATCGACAGGGTCTGCGAACGCTCAGGAAGCCGCCCTTGATCCAAACACGCCCGTTTCCAACATAGACGGCGTCCTGCCGATGGCGGAAATATCCGGGCTAAAGTCTTCTGCGCCCCACGTCGGAAACGGCAGACTCTCTAAAACAAATACCATCATCCCGGAAGCGGACCTGAACCTCGCGCCCCTGGGAGGCGGCAGCCCGGAATCGGTCATCGGCGCCGATGGGCGTAAGCGACAAAATCCCACCACAGCATTCCCCAACCGGGCGATCGCGTACCTGGTGGTGAAATTCCCGAGCGGGACCGGAAGCTGCACGGGCTGGTTCATCGGCCCGCGCACCGTCATTACAGCCGGTCACTGCGTCTACGATGCCTCGACCAACAAATGGGCCACTTCCATCACGGTCTATCCGGGCCGCAATGGAGCGAGTGCGCCCTACGGGTCCACCACTTCGCATCGGCTCTTTAGCGTATCTGGATGGACGTCGAGCCACAATCCCAGCTACGATTACGGCGCGATCCAGACCAAAGCCGCCAAGGGCAATACGGTGGGATGGTTCGGCTACCGCTGGCAGGCAAGCAATGCCTTCCCAGGAAACTTCACCGTCAAAGGCTATCCCGGCGACAAGCCTTCAGGCCAACAATGGTTCATGAGCGGCCGCGTCACGCACGTCAATACGTATCGGTTCTGGTACAACATCGATACCTACGGCGGTCAGAGCGGTTCTCCGTTCTACCAATGGTGGACCGGCAGCGGATGCACCAAGAACTGCTATTACGGCGTCGGCATTCACACTTACGGAACCAGCGTAAGCCCGTACTTCGGGAACAGTGCCACCCGCATTCGGCAGGCTGTCTTCAACAACTTCAAAACCTGGAGAAACTATCCGTATCCGTAA
- a CDS encoding NADH-quinone oxidoreductase subunit A produces the protein MQTEWTYIGLFLIVGALIPAAAIIVAAILSPRKPNPIKASTYECGIETVGENWVQFKAQYYIFALIFLVFDVETVFLFPWAVSLNKLGLFVVIEGIIFIGILVAGLVYTWRKGMLEWV, from the coding sequence ATGCAAACCGAGTGGACCTACATTGGCTTGTTCCTGATCGTGGGCGCATTAATTCCGGCAGCGGCGATCATTGTGGCGGCGATTTTGTCTCCGCGGAAGCCCAATCCGATCAAGGCAAGCACATATGAATGCGGCATCGAAACGGTGGGAGAGAATTGGGTGCAATTCAAGGCTCAGTATTACATTTTCGCCCTGATCTTTCTGGTCTTCGATGTGGAAACGGTGTTCCTGTTCCCGTGGGCGGTCTCGCTGAACAAACTGGGTTTGTTTGTCGTGATCGAGGGCATCATCTTCATTGGAATCCTCGTCGCAGGACTCGTCTATACCTGGCGCAAAGGAATGCTGGAGTGGGTATAG
- a CDS encoding NADH-quinone oxidoreductase subunit K, which produces MIPLSWYLILSAALFSIGMFGVLARKNAIAILLGIELMLNAVNINLVSFWRYNDPSRIDGQVFTVIVFAVAAAEVAVGLALIISVYRRRNTVVADEIDLMKW; this is translated from the coding sequence ATGATCCCGCTTTCCTGGTATCTGATTCTTTCGGCGGCGTTGTTCAGCATCGGCATGTTCGGCGTGCTGGCGCGCAAGAACGCCATCGCCATCCTGCTCGGCATCGAGTTGATGTTGAACGCCGTGAACATCAACCTGGTTTCGTTCTGGCGTTATAACGACCCGTCCCGCATTGACGGACAGGTGTTCACCGTCATCGTCTTCGCGGTGGCGGCCGCGGAGGTGGCGGTGGGACTGGCGCTGATCATCTCCGTCTATCGCCGTCGCAACACGGTCGTTGCCGACGAGATTGATTTGATGAAGTGGTAG
- a CDS encoding methyl-viologen-reducing hydrogenase subunit delta — MSDESFEPTVIGFTCNWCSYRAADLAGTARVKYPPNIRLIRLMCSGRLDPTFVLKAFSSGADGVLITGCHPGECHYLEQNYKALRRFHLLRRTLQGLGLEPERVKLVWASAAEGVKLAHEIASFVEEIRALGPLHWGGNGSNQSSVISGQSTAHAFKEVPA, encoded by the coding sequence ATGAGCGACGAATCCTTTGAACCCACCGTCATCGGCTTCACCTGCAACTGGTGTTCGTACCGCGCCGCCGATCTGGCTGGCACGGCGCGCGTCAAGTATCCGCCGAACATCCGCCTCATCCGCCTGATGTGCTCGGGACGCCTCGATCCGACCTTCGTGCTGAAAGCCTTCTCCAGCGGCGCGGACGGCGTGCTCATCACCGGCTGTCACCCGGGCGAATGCCACTATCTCGAACAGAACTACAAAGCCCTGCGCCGCTTCCACCTGCTGAGACGAACGCTGCAAGGCCTGGGGCTGGAGCCGGAGCGCGTCAAACTCGTCTGGGCTTCGGCCGCGGAGGGCGTGAAACTCGCCCACGAGATCGCGTCCTTCGTGGAGGAGATCCGCGCGCTCGGTCCGCTCCATTGGGGCGGCAACGGCAGTAATCAGTCATCAGTGATCAGTGGTCAGTCCACTGCGCACGCGTTCAAGGAGGTACCGGCATGA
- a CDS encoding NADH-quinone oxidoreductase subunit J encodes MTVLQLIFLLTAAVILGSAAMVVTAKNLVHAALWLIVTLFGAAVLFAILNAGFIAVIQVVVYIGAIAILFIFAVMLTRREMLDRGPQLNRGWPLSAVIAVIVFGGLVWLLQGWDGLTKTAPALGSGFDSLEALSKALVSPDAYVLPFEVASVLLLAALVGAVYIAFQPKGEEK; translated from the coding sequence ATGACAGTGTTGCAGCTCATTTTCCTTTTGACGGCGGCGGTGATTCTGGGTTCGGCGGCGATGGTCGTGACGGCGAAGAACCTCGTCCATGCCGCGCTGTGGCTGATCGTGACGCTCTTCGGAGCCGCGGTCCTGTTCGCCATCTTGAACGCGGGCTTCATCGCCGTCATTCAAGTGGTGGTGTACATCGGCGCCATCGCCATCCTGTTCATCTTCGCGGTGATGTTGACGCGCCGCGAGATGCTGGACCGCGGTCCGCAGTTGAATCGCGGCTGGCCGCTCTCCGCCGTCATCGCGGTTATCGTCTTCGGGGGGCTGGTCTGGCTGCTCCAGGGTTGGGACGGCCTGACGAAGACCGCGCCCGCCCTCGGTTCAGGATTCGACTCGCTGGAGGCGCTGTCCAAAGCGCTGGTCTCGCCCGACGCGTACGTCCTGCCGTTCGAGGTCGCGTCCGTGCTGCTGTTGGCGGCGCTCGTCGGCGCGGTCTATATCGCATTCCAACCGAAAGGGGAGGAGAAATGA